A section of the Phaseolus vulgaris cultivar G19833 chromosome 8, P. vulgaris v2.0, whole genome shotgun sequence genome encodes:
- the LOC137825044 gene encoding uncharacterized protein: MDCPNNQSKEKSASKKVEKSKGRKAYISWEENEVSSTSSSSTESEETNMCFMVKDEGSISDSVSEFSMESDNYDQLLAAFKETHDKANILAVICNKLQKVNNVLAPKVKTLKEELHKAKTNLVSLELTCLHASIKTCENCKKLEKQVEYLLKTLSNFTNGRENLESLLGSQNVVFNKNGIGYNPGNVTNVKKLSSFFVPAKSGFSAFNSDKKKGSKRNQWYLDSGCSKHMTGDLTKFTSLKLKLEGHVTYGDNNRGRILGRGTVGTGNSTTIENVLYVKGLKHSLLSINQLCHKGYKVNFKSNGCTISNDSSGKDNRLRDACVKGKHIRSSFNSKDIVSTKNPLDVLHMDLFGPSRVASLARNLYALVVVDDYSRYTWTIFLAYKNDAYNAFKKLAKNLGKFDVKTDKGIHIGYALNGHAYRVFNKRLLIVEESMHVVFDETDHSIPKNAADDLECDDLKSVLNKNELIHIDTADSHAVQEPTVSAGLPKEWKTPRDLTLDNVIGNIQKGVSTRKSLNNFCETMAFVSQVEPKNLNEALKDSNWILAMQEELNPFALNEVWTIVPRIPEMNIIGKKWPPGFEDHQHPGHVFKLKKALYGLKQALGQWYERLSDFLTSQAYDRGTSDKTLFIKKKWDDTILVQVYVDDIIFGSNNGELCETFVEIMKSGFEMSMMGELNYFLDLQVKQLKDGIFLNQAKYCKDLLRKFEMDKCKLISTPFSTSCHLDQDEAGISVDETKYRGLIGSLLYLTASRPDMHTLQVSRLIGRAPMVPITCLDQAGSHGNAKSRRVLLSLLLKRSTLQQGVVMLKPYG, encoded by the exons atggattgtccaaacaatcaatcaaaggaaaaatcagcaagcaagaaagTTGAAAAGAGCAAGGGGAGAAAAGCTTACATTTCTTGGGAAGAGaatgaagtatcttcaaccagTAGCTCTTCAACTGAGAGTGAGGAAACCAAtatgtgcttcatggtgaaagatgaaggatcaatctctgattcagtaagtgaatTCTCTATGGaatctgataactatgatcaattgcttgctgctttcaaagaaacacatgatAAGGCAAATATATtggctgtaatatgcaataagttgcaaaaggtaaataatgtgcttgcacctaaagtaaaaacacttaaGGAAGAACTGCATAAGGCTAAAACTAATCTTGTAAGTcttgaactaacatgcttgcatgcctctattaaaacctgtgaaaactgtaaaaaattggaaaaacaagtggaatatttgctAAAAACCCTATCTAATTTCACTAATGGAAGAGAGAatcttgagtctctccttggttcacagaatgttgtttttaacaAGAATGGTATTGGTTATAaccctggaaatgtaaccaatgttaaaaagctttcaagtttctttgttccagcaaaatcaggtttttcagcttttaacagtgacaaaaag AAAGGCAGCAAGAGAAATCAATGGTATTTGGACAGTGGATGTTCAAAACATATGACTGGTGATCTGACAAAATTTACCAGCTTAAAGCTCAAGCTAgagggacatgtaacctatggggACAATAACCGTGGAAGAATTCTGGGCAGGGGAACTGTTGGAACTGGAaattcaaccactattgagaatgtgctttatgtgaaaggactcaagcatagcctTCTAAGTATCAACCAACTATGTCacaaaggatacaaggtgaacTTCAAGTCAAATGGCTGCACAATTTCAAATGACTcctctggtaag gataacaggctccgtgatgcttgtgtgaaaggtaaacataTCAGATCTTCTTTCAATTCAAAGGACATTGTTTCTACTAAGAATCCATTGGATGTATTGCATATGGATCTATTTGGACcctctagagttgctagcttggctagAAATCTGTATGCTTTGGTTGTTGTGGATGACTACTCTAGATATACATGGACTATTTTTCTTGCATATAAAAATGATGCTTACAAtgcctttaagaaattagcaaag aaTTTGGgtaaatttgatgttaaaacTGATAAAGGTATTCACATTGgctatgctttgaatggtcatgcatatagagtcttcaataaaagattgctcatagtagaagaatcaatgcatgttgtatttgatgaaactgatcatagcataCCTAAAAATGCTGCAGATGACCTGGAATGTGATGATttaaaatctgttttaaataaaaatgaattgatTCATATTGATACTGCTGACTCACATGCTGTCCAAGAACCTACTGTttctgcaggtttgccaaaagaatgGAAAACTCCAAGAGatttaacccttgataatgtcattgggaacattcaGAAAGGAGTTTCAACTAGGAAGTCCTTGAATAATTTCTGTGAgacaatggcctttgtatctcaagtggaGCCTAAAAATCTGAATGAAGCACTCAAGGACAGTAACTGGATTTtggctatgcaagaggaactgaatccaTTTGCTCTGAATGAGGTATGGACtattgttcctagaatacctgaaatgaacatcattggaaaaaagtgg cCACCAGgatttgaagaccatcaacatccaggaCATGTGTTCAAACTCAAGAAAGCTCTCTATGGACTTAAGCAAGCTCTtgggcaatggtatgagagactAAGTGATTTCCTTACCTCACAAGCCTATGACAGAGgaacatcagataagaccttgttcattaagaagaaatgggatgacacaattctagtgcaagtctatgtggatgatatcatatttggatcaaacaatggagaattgtgtgaaacttTTGTGGAAATCATGAAAAGTgggtttgaaatgtcaatgatgggtgagttgaattATTTCCTAgacttgcaggtcaaacaactcaaggatggcatatTCTTAAATCAAGCCAAGTATTGCAAAGATCTGCTgaggaaatttgaaatggacaagtgcaaactaatcagcacacccttctcaactagTTGTCACTTGGATCaggatgaagctggaatttctgttgatgaaactaAATACAGAGGACTTATAGGATCcctactgtatctcactgccagcagaCCTGACATGCAT ACTTTGCAGGTTTCAagattgataggaagagcaccaaTGGTACCTAtcacttgcttggatcaagctggatctcatggcaatgcaaaaagtaGGCGTGTGTTGCTCTCTTTACTACTGAAGCGGAGTACATTGCAACAGGGAGTTGTTATGCTCAAACCATATGGCTAA
- the LOC137826641 gene encoding uncharacterized protein isoform X7, with the protein MLNQALLPSKRGSKMSCELLTTTSERRFRPISRFCLAATTHQKNQNYQDGKIETEVKLTGILCLGELQPVESYNPVHDNWTMHPSLNQKKGSLSGTALD; encoded by the exons ATGCTCAACCAG GCACTTCTTCCGTCAAAAAGAGGATCGAAGATGTCGTGCGAATTGCTAACGACCACGAGCGAGAGGAGATTCAGACCTATCTCAAG GTTTTGTTTAGCTGCCACCACCCATCAAAAGAACCAGAACTATCAG gATGGAAAAATAGAAACAGAGGTCAAGCTCACAGGAATTCTCTGCTTAGGAGAATTACAACCAG TTGAATCATACAACCCTGTTCATGATAACTGGACCATGCACCCTTCTTTGAACCAGAAGAAAGGAAGCTTGTCTGGTACTGCTTTAGATTGA
- the LOC137826641 gene encoding uncharacterized protein isoform X4: MLNQALLPSKRGSKMSCELLTTTSERRFRPISRFCLAATTHQKNQNYQDGKIETEVKLTGILCLGELQPGSNQSCAVEWWNLCFWWWKWLYLLNHTTLFMITGPCTLL; the protein is encoded by the exons ATGCTCAACCAG GCACTTCTTCCGTCAAAAAGAGGATCGAAGATGTCGTGCGAATTGCTAACGACCACGAGCGAGAGGAGATTCAGACCTATCTCAAG GTTTTGTTTAGCTGCCACCACCCATCAAAAGAACCAGAACTATCAG gATGGAAAAATAGAAACAGAGGTCAAGCTCACAGGAATTCTCTGCTTAGGAGAATTACAACCAG GGTCAAACCAGAG TTGTGCGGTTGAATGGTGGAATTTATGTTTTTGGTGGTGGAAATGGTTATATTTG TTGAATCATACAACCCTGTTCATGATAACTGGACCATGCACCCTTCTTTGA
- the LOC137826641 gene encoding uncharacterized protein isoform X8 → MLNQALLPSKRGSKMSCELLTTTSERRFRPISSCHHPSKEPELSGWKNRNRGQAHRNSLLRRITTRVKPELNHTTLFMITGPCTLL, encoded by the exons ATGCTCAACCAG GCACTTCTTCCGTCAAAAAGAGGATCGAAGATGTCGTGCGAATTGCTAACGACCACGAGCGAGAGGAGATTCAGACCTATCTCAAG CTGCCACCACCCATCAAAAGAACCAGAACTATCAG gATGGAAAAATAGAAACAGAGGTCAAGCTCACAGGAATTCTCTGCTTAGGAGAATTACAACCAG GGTCAAACCAGAG TTGAATCATACAACCCTGTTCATGATAACTGGACCATGCACCCTTCTTTGA
- the LOC137826641 gene encoding uncharacterized protein isoform X3, with translation MLNQALLPSKRGSKMSCELLTTTSERRFRPISSCHHPSKEPELSGWKNRNRGQAHRNSLLRRITTRVKPEVDSLFSVTFASCEHICSGFNWRFRWKIMLNHTTLFMITGPCTLL, from the exons ATGCTCAACCAG GCACTTCTTCCGTCAAAAAGAGGATCGAAGATGTCGTGCGAATTGCTAACGACCACGAGCGAGAGGAGATTCAGACCTATCTCAAG CTGCCACCACCCATCAAAAGAACCAGAACTATCAG gATGGAAAAATAGAAACAGAGGTCAAGCTCACAGGAATTCTCTGCTTAGGAGAATTACAACCAG GGTCAAACCAGAGGTAGATTCTCTGTTCTCTGTCACCTTTGCCTCTTGTGAACACATTTGTTCTGGCTTTAATTGGAGATTTAGATGGAAAATCATG TTGAATCATACAACCCTGTTCATGATAACTGGACCATGCACCCTTCTTTGA
- the LOC137826641 gene encoding uncharacterized protein isoform X2 — translation MLNQALLPSKRGSKMSCELLTTTSERRFRPISSCHHPSKEPELSGWKNRNRGQAHRNSLLRRITTRVKPEVDSLFSVTFASCEHICSGFNWRFRWKIMVGNYGFVLYFSECDQTF, via the exons ATGCTCAACCAG GCACTTCTTCCGTCAAAAAGAGGATCGAAGATGTCGTGCGAATTGCTAACGACCACGAGCGAGAGGAGATTCAGACCTATCTCAAG CTGCCACCACCCATCAAAAGAACCAGAACTATCAG gATGGAAAAATAGAAACAGAGGTCAAGCTCACAGGAATTCTCTGCTTAGGAGAATTACAACCAG GGTCAAACCAGAGGTAGATTCTCTGTTCTCTGTCACCTTTGCCTCTTGTGAACACATTTGTTCTGGCTTTAATTGGAGATTTAGATGGAAAATCATGGTTGGCAACTATGGATTTGTATTGTACTTCTCAGAGTGTGATCAAACCTT TTGA
- the LOC137826641 gene encoding uncharacterized protein isoform X5: MLNQALLPSKRGSKMSCELLTTTSERRFRPISSCHHPSKEPELSGWKNRNRGQAHRNSLLRRITTRVKPESVIKPCKPKNLVRSYASVVRLNGGIYVFGGGNGYIC, encoded by the exons ATGCTCAACCAG GCACTTCTTCCGTCAAAAAGAGGATCGAAGATGTCGTGCGAATTGCTAACGACCACGAGCGAGAGGAGATTCAGACCTATCTCAAG CTGCCACCACCCATCAAAAGAACCAGAACTATCAG gATGGAAAAATAGAAACAGAGGTCAAGCTCACAGGAATTCTCTGCTTAGGAGAATTACAACCAG GGTCAAACCAGAG AGTGTGATCAAACCTTGTAAGCCTAAGAACTTAGTTCGTTCATATGCTTCAGTTGTGCGGTTGAATGGTGGAATTTATGTTTTTGGTGGTGGAAATGGTTATATTTG TTGA
- the LOC137826641 gene encoding uncharacterized protein isoform X6 encodes MLNQALLPSKRGSKMSCELLTTTSERRFRPISSCHHPSKEPELSGWKNRNRGQAHRNSLLRRITTRVKPEVDSLFSVTFASCEHICSGFNWRFRWKIMLCG; translated from the exons ATGCTCAACCAG GCACTTCTTCCGTCAAAAAGAGGATCGAAGATGTCGTGCGAATTGCTAACGACCACGAGCGAGAGGAGATTCAGACCTATCTCAAG CTGCCACCACCCATCAAAAGAACCAGAACTATCAG gATGGAAAAATAGAAACAGAGGTCAAGCTCACAGGAATTCTCTGCTTAGGAGAATTACAACCAG GGTCAAACCAGAGGTAGATTCTCTGTTCTCTGTCACCTTTGCCTCTTGTGAACACATTTGTTCTGGCTTTAATTGGAGATTTAGATGGAAAATCATG TTGTGCGGTTGA
- the LOC137826641 gene encoding uncharacterized protein isoform X1, which produces MLNQALLPSKRGSKMSCELLTTTSERRFRPISSCHHPSKEPELSGWKNRNRGQAHRNSLLRRITTRVKPEVDSLFSVTFASCEHICSGFNWRFRWKIMVGNYGFVLYFSECDQTL; this is translated from the exons ATGCTCAACCAG GCACTTCTTCCGTCAAAAAGAGGATCGAAGATGTCGTGCGAATTGCTAACGACCACGAGCGAGAGGAGATTCAGACCTATCTCAAG CTGCCACCACCCATCAAAAGAACCAGAACTATCAG gATGGAAAAATAGAAACAGAGGTCAAGCTCACAGGAATTCTCTGCTTAGGAGAATTACAACCAG GGTCAAACCAGAGGTAGATTCTCTGTTCTCTGTCACCTTTGCCTCTTGTGAACACATTTGTTCTGGCTTTAATTGGAGATTTAGATGGAAAATCATGGTTGGCAACTATGGATTTGTATTGTACTTCTCAGAGTGTGATCAAACCTTGTAA